A single window of Rubripirellula lacrimiformis DNA harbors:
- a CDS encoding outer membrane protein assembly factor BamB family protein → MKSFVPFLILMFGAIQAFAADSWPGFRGDGSGTAQADLPTDWSAQQGVTWQSSIPEYGQSSPVVWESHVYVTSSEGPFQQDCQVHAFDLQSGKIVWTSRVAATTKVENYFRNSRAAPTCCVDDNGVYSFFASGDVTAMSHDGETRWTTPVIQTYGEVDNERGVASSLAQTDDHVFVLIDHHGPSYLVALDKQDGHVAWKTDRGDRVPSWSSPVVARSGDREVVITSSADTVDAYDAATGQSLWQLDGLQGNHIPSASVVGDLVFVGSTTMYGGATDEDATAGSNCCIQLTSDGGKLGYEVRWGAERANSYYSTPLAFAGYVYYVNKIGILYCIDQETGQQRFAKRIGNPCWASAVGITRSDGTQLVYFVLKNGYTIILRPGDQYDQVARNQLYDAGAMMDARELAEKQRLANVVPADQAAPKSGPEKVFAGMPESQLHQMFSYGDPMVYGVAVADGRLLIRTGQQLFCISQ, encoded by the coding sequence ATGAAATCCTTCGTCCCGTTCTTGATTTTGATGTTCGGCGCGATTCAGGCGTTCGCCGCCGATTCGTGGCCGGGGTTCCGGGGGGACGGCAGTGGAACTGCCCAGGCGGACCTTCCGACCGACTGGTCCGCCCAGCAGGGTGTCACTTGGCAGTCCAGCATTCCTGAATACGGCCAATCATCGCCGGTGGTGTGGGAAAGTCATGTCTATGTGACCAGCAGCGAAGGGCCATTTCAGCAGGATTGCCAAGTTCACGCCTTCGATTTGCAGAGCGGAAAAATAGTCTGGACCTCCCGCGTTGCAGCGACGACGAAGGTCGAGAACTATTTTCGCAACAGTCGTGCGGCACCAACATGCTGTGTCGACGATAACGGTGTTTACTCGTTCTTTGCCAGTGGCGATGTGACGGCAATGTCGCATGATGGTGAAACGCGTTGGACTACGCCGGTCATCCAGACCTACGGCGAAGTCGACAATGAACGCGGTGTTGCCAGTTCGCTCGCTCAAACGGACGACCACGTATTCGTTCTAATCGATCACCATGGTCCGTCCTATTTAGTAGCGCTGGACAAGCAAGACGGCCACGTCGCTTGGAAGACCGACCGCGGCGATCGGGTGCCATCATGGTCATCGCCAGTTGTCGCTAGATCCGGGGATCGAGAGGTCGTCATCACCAGTTCCGCTGACACTGTGGATGCGTACGATGCGGCCACAGGTCAGTCTTTGTGGCAATTGGATGGACTGCAAGGGAACCACATTCCGTCGGCTTCGGTCGTGGGCGACCTGGTGTTTGTGGGGTCGACAACCATGTACGGCGGTGCGACAGATGAAGACGCGACGGCCGGATCCAACTGCTGCATCCAACTGACCAGCGACGGTGGAAAGCTCGGCTATGAAGTCCGCTGGGGGGCCGAGCGAGCCAATTCGTACTATTCGACACCGCTGGCCTTCGCCGGTTACGTCTATTACGTCAACAAGATCGGAATCTTGTACTGCATTGATCAAGAAACCGGTCAACAACGATTTGCCAAACGGATCGGCAATCCCTGCTGGGCATCGGCGGTCGGCATCACGCGATCCGATGGCACCCAGTTGGTATACTTTGTCTTGAAGAACGGGTACACGATCATCCTTCGGCCCGGAGACCAATACGATCAAGTTGCACGCAACCAGCTTTACGATGCCGGCGCGATGATGGACGCACGTGAATTGGCCGAAAAACAGCGGCTAGCCAACGTAGTTCCGGCGGATCAAGCCGCCCCCAAGAGTGGTCCCGAAAAAGTGTTCGCGGGGATGCCGGAAAGCCAACTACATCAAATGTTCTCTTATGGCGATCCGATGGTGTACGGTGTTGCCGTTGCCGATGGTCGATTGCTGATTCGCACCGGCCAACAATTGTTTTGTATCAGCCAATGA
- a CDS encoding RrF2 family transcriptional regulator → MLSKTTEYALRAVTCLASQAACGNTPSSADEVAGITQIPRRYLHRVMQSLAHADLVESRCGSHGGYSLARPASAISILDVVESVEPLGRIFSCPLNLETHTSLCPLHAELDRAYAATQQAFGKVSIADLLNSTSPIVPLCDSL, encoded by the coding sequence ATGCTTTCCAAGACCACCGAATACGCTTTGCGAGCGGTCACCTGCCTGGCCAGCCAAGCGGCCTGCGGCAACACGCCATCGTCGGCTGACGAAGTCGCCGGCATCACGCAGATCCCGCGCCGCTATCTGCATCGAGTGATGCAAAGTCTGGCGCACGCGGATCTGGTGGAATCACGATGCGGTTCACACGGCGGCTATTCACTGGCTCGACCAGCAAGCGCGATCTCGATTTTGGATGTGGTGGAATCCGTTGAACCGCTGGGGCGAATTTTCAGCTGCCCCTTGAATCTGGAAACGCACACGTCGTTATGTCCCCTGCACGCTGAACTGGATCGGGCCTACGCTGCGACGCAACAGGCGTTTGGAAAAGTCTCCATCGCCGACTTGCTGAATTCCACCAGTCCCATCGTTCCCCTGTGCGATTCCCTGTGA
- a CDS encoding cytochrome P450: MNDWDPDGAQVTSDQVAAYDDMRRRCPIAHSEHRGWSVFRHADVMQVLSDHETFSSKVSRHVSVPNGMDPPDHTKYRRLIQPYFAADRIAAFQPACRSIASQLLRQICSGNAKVEVMGELATPFAARVQCAFLGWPDSLHTDLIRWAADHHDATRRADRESLSRLANQLDGIIDDLIHQRTAAGQDATPDLTFSLINETFDGRKLNNQQIASILRNWTVGEVGTIAASIGIIIHHLARNTQDRAALRADSSRWPNAIDEILRVHNPLHGNRRVTTCPVQLGDRSIGSGERVYINWISANRDDSVFPDAAEVQLDRSQENNLLYGSGIHVCPGAPLARMELLVFMEELFAITPAFTLQSQSTVVPAKYPESGYSIVPIQFQI; this comes from the coding sequence ATGAACGATTGGGACCCGGACGGTGCACAAGTGACGTCCGATCAAGTCGCCGCGTACGACGATATGCGGCGCCGTTGCCCGATTGCGCATAGCGAACATCGCGGGTGGTCCGTATTCCGGCACGCTGATGTGATGCAGGTCCTGAGCGACCATGAAACGTTTAGCAGCAAGGTGTCGCGGCACGTTTCGGTCCCCAACGGGATGGATCCGCCGGACCACACAAAGTACCGACGATTGATCCAGCCGTATTTTGCCGCTGATCGGATAGCCGCTTTCCAGCCGGCCTGTCGATCGATCGCGTCCCAGCTGCTTCGTCAGATCTGCAGCGGCAATGCCAAGGTCGAAGTCATGGGTGAATTGGCGACGCCCTTTGCAGCCCGCGTTCAGTGTGCATTCTTGGGATGGCCGGACAGTCTGCACACGGATCTGATCCGCTGGGCAGCCGATCATCACGATGCCACTCGCCGCGCCGATCGGGAATCGCTATCTCGGCTTGCAAACCAATTGGATGGGATCATCGACGATTTGATTCATCAGCGAACCGCCGCGGGACAGGATGCCACGCCGGATTTGACCTTTTCGCTGATCAACGAAACATTCGATGGGCGAAAACTGAATAATCAGCAGATCGCCAGCATCTTGCGGAACTGGACCGTTGGGGAAGTGGGCACGATCGCCGCATCCATCGGGATCATCATTCATCATCTGGCCCGGAATACTCAGGATCGTGCCGCTCTTCGCGCCGATTCATCGCGATGGCCCAATGCGATTGACGAAATCTTAAGAGTGCACAATCCGTTGCATGGCAACCGCCGTGTGACCACTTGTCCGGTCCAGCTTGGCGACCGTTCCATCGGATCGGGCGAACGAGTCTACATCAACTGGATTTCCGCCAACCGTGACGATTCGGTGTTCCCCGACGCCGCCGAGGTGCAGCTTGATCGCAGCCAGGAAAACAATCTGTTGTATGGATCGGGAATCCACGTGTGCCCCGGCGCACCGCTGGCACGGATGGAACTGCTAGTGTTCATGGAAGAACTGTTTGCAATCACACCTGCGTTTACGCTTCAATCACAGTCGACGGTCGTGCCGGCCAAGTATCCGGAGAGCGGCTATTCGATTGTTCCAATTCAATTTCAAATCTAG
- the ric gene encoding iron-sulfur cluster repair di-iron protein, producing MVTLDPEQSVGDFVRQKPSRARVFESRKIDYCCGGKISLNRACEKRGIDVDEVLQAIQMNDQQADIDTLVDVNAMGLTELADHIESTHHAYLREELPRLDFMTEKVSRVHGDKDDRLFRMREAFVALKAELEPHMLEEERVLFPIVRQIDAATGMSDDGCRSVTDQIRQMEHQHDQAGDALAILNESTDGYTPPDWACNTYRAMLDSLAQLERDMHQHIHKENNVLFMKAIELGKHASV from the coding sequence ATGGTTACTCTTGATCCCGAACAATCTGTGGGCGATTTCGTTCGCCAGAAACCTAGCCGGGCACGCGTCTTTGAATCGCGAAAGATTGACTACTGCTGTGGCGGTAAGATTTCACTCAACCGAGCCTGCGAGAAACGCGGTATCGATGTGGATGAAGTACTGCAAGCGATCCAGATGAACGACCAGCAAGCGGACATCGATACGCTGGTGGACGTGAACGCGATGGGACTGACCGAATTGGCCGATCATATCGAATCGACACATCACGCGTATCTGCGTGAAGAGTTGCCGCGACTGGATTTCATGACCGAGAAGGTGTCGCGAGTTCACGGCGACAAGGATGACCGCTTGTTCAGAATGCGAGAGGCGTTTGTGGCGTTGAAAGCCGAACTGGAGCCGCACATGTTGGAGGAGGAAAGGGTGCTGTTCCCGATCGTTCGCCAAATCGATGCAGCGACTGGTATGTCAGACGACGGCTGCCGAAGTGTGACCGACCAGATTCGACAAATGGAACACCAGCATGACCAAGCTGGTGATGCTTTGGCGATCCTGAATGAATCTACCGACGGATACACACCGCCGGATTGGGCGTGCAACACCTATCGCGCCATGCTGGATTCGCTGGCGCAACTTGAACGCGACATGCACCAACACATTCACAAAGAAAACAATGTGTTGTTCATGAAGGCGATCGAGCTTGGAAAGCATGCGAGCGTTTGA
- the hemG gene encoding protoporphyrinogen oxidase — translation MPTCNPKRVAVIGGGISGLAAAHHLRKLDPSLDVQLFESGDRLGGVIRTTETDGFLIEGAADNFITTAPNAIELCRDLGLGQELIPTNPGGGGAMVVSRGKLEPVPPGFMVMAPSRIWPILATRILSPMGKLRSGMEVFVPRKKAAEDESLKSFISRRFGSEMFQRLVQPLVGGIYTADPARLSVAATMPRFLDMEQQHGSLIRGMMSGRRKQSGPAESRGGARHSQFMTLRGGMSRLIDALAASLPSDSVHLNSPIVQLSKASTGWLIEDQNGHRSTADAVVMASPANHAATMLRQVAPKIARRLRRIEYASCAVVSLAFRRDQINAPMNSFGFVVPHVENHLILSCSFSSEKYEGRAPDGTVLMRVFIGGAMQSGLLRLPNDQLIELAHWEVARLLKIDGKPLLRHLTRQSQAMPQYHVGHQQRISDIKEHLADHPTLALAGSSLSGVGVPGCVASGQKAAVEVVAGMKESDAAAQRAGRRREANPSSESSASNS, via the coding sequence ATGCCCACCTGCAATCCAAAACGAGTCGCCGTGATCGGCGGTGGTATTTCCGGGCTTGCTGCGGCGCATCACCTGCGCAAACTGGATCCCAGCTTGGACGTCCAACTGTTCGAATCAGGGGATCGATTGGGCGGAGTGATCAGGACCACCGAAACGGATGGTTTTCTGATCGAGGGTGCTGCCGACAATTTTATTACCACAGCGCCCAACGCGATCGAGCTGTGCCGAGACCTGGGACTGGGCCAGGAGTTGATTCCAACGAATCCCGGCGGCGGCGGAGCGATGGTGGTCAGTCGTGGCAAACTGGAACCAGTCCCACCGGGGTTCATGGTCATGGCGCCATCGCGGATCTGGCCGATCTTGGCAACTCGAATTCTGTCGCCGATGGGCAAGTTGCGATCGGGAATGGAAGTCTTTGTGCCTCGCAAAAAGGCGGCAGAAGATGAATCGTTGAAATCGTTCATTTCCCGTCGCTTCGGCAGCGAGATGTTCCAGCGGTTGGTTCAGCCGTTGGTCGGTGGCATCTACACGGCCGACCCTGCTCGATTGAGCGTTGCGGCGACGATGCCTCGATTTTTAGACATGGAACAGCAACACGGCAGTTTGATTCGCGGCATGATGTCGGGGCGGCGGAAACAATCCGGGCCGGCCGAAAGCCGCGGTGGGGCAAGGCACAGCCAGTTCATGACGCTGCGTGGCGGCATGTCACGGTTGATCGATGCGTTGGCGGCTAGTTTGCCCAGCGATTCGGTGCATCTGAATTCGCCGATTGTCCAGTTGTCCAAGGCATCGACGGGATGGTTGATCGAAGACCAAAACGGGCATCGGTCGACGGCGGACGCGGTCGTGATGGCATCGCCTGCGAATCATGCGGCAACGATGTTGCGACAGGTTGCGCCGAAGATCGCTCGACGGCTTCGGCGAATCGAATACGCAAGTTGTGCCGTGGTATCGCTGGCCTTTCGTCGCGACCAAATCAACGCACCCATGAACTCATTCGGGTTTGTCGTTCCGCACGTTGAAAACCACCTGATCCTGTCGTGTAGTTTTTCGAGCGAGAAGTACGAAGGCCGCGCTCCCGATGGGACGGTCTTGATGCGAGTGTTCATCGGTGGGGCGATGCAATCCGGTTTGCTTCGGTTACCCAACGACCAGTTGATCGAACTGGCGCATTGGGAAGTCGCCCGGTTGTTGAAGATCGACGGAAAGCCGCTGCTGCGTCATCTGACACGCCAATCGCAAGCGATGCCCCAGTACCACGTCGGCCACCAGCAACGCATTTCGGATATCAAAGAGCATTTGGCGGATCATCCGACGTTGGCCTTGGCGGGCAGTTCGTTGTCGGGAGTTGGCGTGCCTGGTTGCGTTGCCAGCGGACAGAAAGCGGCTGTCGAAGTGGTCGCTGGGATGAAAGAGTCGGACGCGGCGGCACAGCGGGCAGGGCGAAGACGAGAAGCGAATCCATCCTCCGAATCTTCAGCGTCGAATTCATAA
- the hmpA gene encoding NO-inducible flavohemoprotein translates to MLSDKTIRIVKEITPLVAANAETITRRFYQRMFEANPEVKSFFNQAHQHTGGQQKALAGAICAYFTHIDNPAVLMPAVEMIAQKHVSLGIKAEHYPIVGSNLIEAIKDVMGDAATDEIVEAVAEAYGFLADIFIGREGAIYDEQASAPGGWNGTRTFVVTKKVPESDVVTSFYLKPEDEGPLPPFKPGQYITVHIDHPHTPTSPRNYSLSDCASQPHYRISVKREERLAADAPDGLISNHLHDGIEEGHRIELGPPCGEFTIDPAAVAKPVVLIAGGIGVTPLLSMAKSIIHANPDAKLYFIQAARNSKVQAFADELGNLAEAGPNVNTKVIYDAPLAGDVEAGKCDDTGFITTELIRSWTPFSEAEFYFCGPKPFMQNIHACLNELGVDEHRVRYEFFGPKEELQPA, encoded by the coding sequence ATGCTGAGTGATAAAACGATTCGGATTGTCAAGGAAATCACACCTTTGGTGGCTGCCAACGCAGAAACCATCACGCGACGGTTCTACCAGCGGATGTTCGAAGCCAATCCCGAGGTGAAATCGTTCTTCAACCAGGCTCACCAACATACCGGTGGCCAGCAAAAGGCCCTGGCCGGCGCGATCTGTGCCTATTTCACGCACATCGATAATCCAGCGGTTTTGATGCCTGCGGTTGAAATGATCGCTCAGAAACATGTGTCGTTGGGGATCAAAGCGGAACACTATCCGATCGTCGGCAGCAATCTGATCGAAGCGATCAAGGATGTGATGGGTGACGCTGCAACGGACGAAATCGTCGAAGCGGTTGCGGAAGCCTACGGGTTTTTGGCCGACATTTTCATCGGCCGCGAAGGAGCGATCTACGACGAGCAAGCGTCCGCACCGGGGGGTTGGAATGGTACGCGAACCTTTGTCGTGACGAAGAAGGTTCCCGAAAGCGATGTCGTGACGTCGTTCTACTTGAAACCAGAAGACGAGGGACCGCTGCCGCCGTTCAAGCCCGGCCAATACATCACCGTCCATATTGACCATCCGCACACCCCGACATCGCCGCGAAACTACAGCTTGTCGGATTGTGCCAGCCAACCGCATTACCGGATTAGTGTCAAACGGGAAGAGCGACTTGCCGCCGACGCACCCGATGGATTGATTTCCAATCACTTGCACGACGGAATCGAAGAAGGCCACCGCATCGAACTGGGACCGCCCTGTGGCGAGTTCACCATCGACCCGGCGGCGGTCGCAAAACCAGTCGTGTTGATTGCCGGCGGTATCGGTGTGACTCCGCTATTGTCGATGGCCAAGTCGATCATTCATGCGAATCCAGATGCGAAGCTGTACTTCATCCAGGCGGCTCGCAACAGCAAGGTGCAAGCTTTCGCGGACGAGCTTGGGAATTTGGCCGAGGCCGGCCCGAATGTGAACACCAAGGTGATCTATGACGCTCCGCTGGCAGGCGATGTCGAAGCCGGCAAGTGCGACGATACAGGTTTCATCACGACCGAATTGATTCGTAGTTGGACACCGTTTTCCGAAGCCGAGTTTTACTTTTGCGGGCCTAAGCCGTTCATGCAGAACATTCACGCCTGTTTGAATGAACTGGGCGTGGACGAGCATCGCGTTCGATACGAGTTCTTTGGCCCCAAGGAAGAACTGCAACCTGCCTGA
- a CDS encoding tellurite resistance/C4-dicarboxylate transporter family protein produces MVAALDPSCYSIVMATGIVSLACWHHGGPHSPLHGIATILLWGNLLAFTVMAGLTAGRLFWHPHRMVADFGNPHRSFGMFSIVAASCVLGSQFLAIWQRPNAAIGLWCFGIASWFLLTYGIFCNVTIQKNKGSLKDGLHGGWLLAVVAAQSVSLLGALLSPQFTETQDIVLFFSLAMWLGGGMLYAWIISLVFYRYCFEPVDVDSMTPPYWINMGAMAISTFAGCSIIEAVGSSSRLGQFLPFVRGGTLLCWATATWWIPLLVAFGVWRHAYHKVSLAYDLRYYSIVFPLGMYSVATQAAIHCFGIDFLAPIGTAFLYIALAAWTITTIGLTKTRWKSKA; encoded by the coding sequence ATGGTCGCGGCACTTGATCCGTCCTGCTATTCGATCGTGATGGCGACTGGGATCGTGTCGCTGGCGTGTTGGCATCACGGCGGCCCACATTCACCGCTGCATGGCATTGCGACGATCCTGTTGTGGGGCAACTTGTTGGCGTTCACTGTGATGGCCGGACTGACCGCAGGACGATTGTTCTGGCATCCACACCGGATGGTCGCCGATTTCGGCAATCCCCACCGGTCCTTTGGGATGTTTTCAATCGTCGCGGCTAGCTGCGTCCTCGGCAGCCAGTTTCTCGCGATCTGGCAACGACCAAACGCAGCGATTGGATTGTGGTGTTTTGGGATCGCGTCGTGGTTTCTGCTGACCTACGGAATCTTCTGCAACGTCACGATTCAAAAGAACAAGGGCAGTTTAAAGGACGGCCTTCATGGTGGATGGTTACTGGCCGTCGTCGCCGCCCAGTCGGTGTCGCTGTTGGGGGCACTGCTGAGTCCACAATTCACAGAAACCCAGGACATCGTGCTGTTCTTCTCACTGGCAATGTGGCTCGGCGGCGGAATGCTGTACGCCTGGATCATCTCGCTGGTCTTCTATCGCTATTGTTTCGAGCCCGTGGATGTCGACTCGATGACACCGCCGTATTGGATCAACATGGGAGCGATGGCGATTTCCACTTTTGCCGGATGTTCCATCATCGAAGCCGTCGGATCCTCGTCGAGGCTGGGTCAATTCTTGCCGTTCGTTCGAGGTGGAACCTTGTTGTGCTGGGCGACGGCGACCTGGTGGATTCCCTTGTTGGTTGCCTTCGGTGTTTGGCGTCACGCTTACCACAAGGTTTCGTTGGCTTACGACCTACGTTACTACAGCATCGTTTTTCCGCTCGGCATGTACAGCGTTGCAACGCAAGCGGCCATTCATTGCTTTGGAATCGATTTCCTGGCCCCAATCGGCACCGCATTTTTGTACATCGCACTGGCCGCGTGGACGATCACGACGATTGGTTTGACGAAAACACGATGGAAGTCCAAAGCCTGA